One segment of Panicum virgatum strain AP13 chromosome 1K, P.virgatum_v5, whole genome shotgun sequence DNA contains the following:
- the LOC120651873 gene encoding uncharacterized protein LOC120651873 gives METHRDEIALWLQHLSAKAVQELIFVNRATTIDNEAHLPATLFRCTLLTKLYIGFWWFPETATLPRSVAFPYLRELGLFSLVMKEEDLAFVLNRCPVLEKLLIVGSRWPVCLRVRSHSLRLVEVCQGLVPEITVLHAPRLERLLLWQAWGGDDLCNMSSKIMIVHAPKLCFLGFLVPGMHKLEIGNTIIKAQTKASPNTTVLSVQMLAVQVKLGTRIEARMLPSFLRCFPNVETLYIQSENDDLKFWGPQCTGAGKLNLKFWKEAGSIECVQRHIKKVVLREFRGTRSELDFLKFIAEQAQVLEKMVIVLTHGHSPSDPVGTNLRTKMASAKWANARCELMVFQTPFHQEGTAWCYLAAFDLSNPNPFDVSKCLDGKCQSH, from the exons ATGGAGACGCACCGGGATGAGATCGCGCTCTGGCTCCAGCACCTCTCCGCCAAGGCCGTCCAAGAACTCATTTTTGTCAACCGCGCAACGACGATCGACAACGAAGCGCATCTCCCCGCCACTCTCTTCAGGTGCACCTTGCTCACCAAACTCTACATCGGATTCTGGTGGTTCCCGGAGACCGCCACCCTACCTCGCAGCGTCGCTTTCCCCTATCTACGGGAGCTGGGTCTCTTTTCCCTCGTCATGAAGGAAGAGGACCTCGCCTTCGTGCTGAACAGATGCCCCGTTCTGGAGAAGCTCCTGATTGTCGGCAGCCGGTGGCCGGTTTGCCTTCGCGTTCGGAGCCACAGCCTACGGTTGGTGGAGGTGTGCCAGGGTCTTGTGCCAGAAATCACTGTGCTGCACGCTCCACGCCTGGAGAGGCTCTTGTTGTGGCAAGCTTGGGGTGGTGATGATTTATGCAACATGTCCTCCAAGATCATGATTGTCCATGCCCCGAAGCTATGTTTCCTAGGATTCTTGGTGCCCGGAATGCACAAACTGGAGATTGGGAACACCATTATCAAG GCTCAGACTAAGGCAAGCCCAAACACCACTGTTCTAAGTGTGCAGATGCTGGCAGTTCAGGTCAAACTTGGAACCCGCATTGAAGCGAGGATGTTGCCGAGTTTCCTCAGATGCTTTCCCAATGTCGAGACACTCTACATCCAG TCCGAGAATGATGACCTCAAGTTCTGGGGACCTCAATGCACTGGTGCTGGCAAATTAAATTTGAAGTTCTGGAAGGAGGCAGGGTCCATTGAATGTGTTCAGCGCCATATCAAGAAGGTGGTCCTCCGTGAGTTCCGTGGGACGAGAAGCGAGCTTGACTTCCTCAAGTTCATAGCTGAGCAAGCACAAGTTCTTGAAAAGATGGTGATTGTGTTGACCCATGGTCATTCCCCTTCTGATCCAGTAGGTACAAACCTGAGGACCAAAATGGCTTCTGCAAAATGGGCCAATGCACGCTGTGAGCTGATGGTTTTTCAGACTCCATTTCATCAAGAAGGTACAGCTTGGTGCTACCTAGCAGCTTTTGATCTTTCTAACCCAAACCCTTTTGATGTTTCAAAATGTCTCGATGGGAAATGCCAAAGTCATTAG